The nucleotide sequence AGGTCGAGCAGCGTCGTCTCGATCAGGGCCTCGTTCGCCGTCTGCCCGGGCTTCTTGTCCGCGCTCTTCTTTTCCGCACTCTTGCCGGGTCCGTTCATCGCGCGCTCTCCTTCAGAACCTCGTCCTCCTCCAGGAGCGCGCTCCGGATCTCGGAGGCGAACTGGCGGCGCCACATCACCAGAACCGCCGCGGTGGTGGTGAGCATCAAGAGATAGGGACTGACGAACCAGCCCAGATAGGCCAGCGCGAACAGGAAGGCGCGCTGGCCCCGCGCGAACTGCTGGCCGGCGGCGATGTTCATCGCGGCGGCGCGGCGCGCCGCGCGCAGCATCGCGGCCTCGTCCGCACCCGAGCCCTTCGGCGGCACCGCCCCGATCAGGATCGAGCCGTAGTTGAACAGGCGGTAGGCCCAGGTGAACTTGAAGAAGGCGTAGACGAAGACCACCGCGAGCCCCGCCACCTTGATCTCCCAGGTGAGCCGGGTGGCGGCGCCGCCGAGCGCCAGCGCGCCGAACAGGCTGAGCACGTCGTCGCTCGAGCGCGAGAGCGTGAGCACGCCGCCGAGCGCGATCAGCGAGGTTGAGGCGAAGAAGGCGGTGCCGTTCTGCAGCGAGGCGTTGATCGTGGTGTCGACCACCCGGTTGTCGCGCTGGATCATCTGGCGCGCCCAGATCTCGCGCTGCCGGTTCATGATCTGCGAGAGCGACACCATCCGGCCGCGCAGGCGCCCGACTGAGAGCGCGTAGCCGGTCCAGGCGGCGACGAAGAACAGGAGCGCGCCCAGGTCGAGCGGCGAGAACGCCGCGGCGGCGGTCTTCAGGTCGGTCATGGTCTGCCGGAGGATCGTTGCCGCGGGGGCATATCAGCCGGGCGCCGGGGTCGGAAGGCGTTTATGGGGTCGAGGCCCGACTTGCGGGACCGGCCGGGCGCTGCATGAAACCCTGAACGGACCTCTTACACCTGCTTACCGAGCGTCCGCGCAAGGTGGTCCTCGTGCTGGCGCTGGAGGTCTTCGAAGGTCTCAAGGAGCGCCTCTGCCTCTTGGGTCGGCAAGCCATCCTCCCGGAGGCGAGCGATCAGCGCGCGTTGGTTCGCGATGTGCCCGGCACCCTCCTCGACGTGCCGTCTGACCATCTCAAGTTCAGTTTCGCCAGCACGCATTCAAGCAGGATAGCAGATCGGCCACGGCATGGGATGCCCGTTCGCTTACCACCCTGAGCAGCCCTTCCGTCAGCCAAGTGTATCGGGGGCCCAAGTCCTCTCGATGCGATCCTACGACAGGATGCGGAAGCCGGAGGGCGGTGCCTCGGCCGGCGCCGTCGCCACCACGTCGTCCACCCGCGCCCCCGGCGGCCCCTGACGGCAGGCCGCAAGCATCGCATCCACCGCGGCTTCGGGCCCTGAGAACATGGCTTCGACCGTGCCGTCTTCGCAGTTAAGCACATGGCCCGAGAGGCCGCGCGCCCGTGCCTCGCGCTCGGTCCAGGCCCGGTAGGACACGCCCTGTACCCGGCCGCTGATCACCACCGCGACGGTCTTCGTCCCGCTCACCGCATCACCCTCCGGTCGCCTGCGGAACTGGGCCGGCGCGCCCGGCCGGCAAGCCCGCCTCAGCTGCCGCGATAGGTCTGGAAGCTCCAGGGCGTCGCCACCAGGGGCACGTGGTAGTGCCCTTCCGGCTCCGACACGCCGAAGCGCAGCGGCACGACGTCGAGGAAGGGCGGATCGGCCAAGTCGTATCCGGCCGCGCGATGGTAGGCGCCGAGCGCGAAGCGCAGCTCGTAGATCGCGATCGGCACCGGACGCCCGCCGATCAGCGGCGCGTCGGTGCGCCCGTCCGCGTTGGTCACCGCGCGGGCGACGAGGACGGTCTCCTCGGCCGAGACGATCTCGTGGAGTTCCACGCCGATCCCCGCGGCGGGCCGGCCCCGCACCGTGTCCAGCACGTGGGTCGAGATCCGCCCCGTGGTGCGCGGCGGCCCCTCCCCCGCGACCAGCCCGTTCAGGCGGATCGCGCCGATGCGGAAGACCTCGGCGAGGGCCGTGCGCCGCTCGGTCTCCGGGGCCGAGGCGAGCCGGGCCTCGAAGCGGCGGAGCAGCGAGGCCCGGCCGTGCCGCTTCACGCAGAGGATGAACGGGATCCCGAACCGCGCCCGGTAGGCCGCGTTCAGCGCCTCGAAGCGGGCGTACTCGGCCTCCGACAGGCGATCGAGCCCGGCCGCCGCCTGCTCCGCGACGGAAGCGGGTTCGATCCGCCCGGCCCGCGCGGCGCGCCCGGCGAGTTCCGGATGGCCGGCAAGCAGGGCAAGACGCTGCCCGTCCGGCGCTTCCTCGATCACCGCCCGCATCGCGTCCGCGAGCGCCTCGACCGTCGCGAAGGGCCGCCGGGCCGAGGCGGCCGCGGCCACCCAGGGCGCGTGCTCGTAGACCGCGCCGAGCGCCGCGACGAAGTCCGGCTCCGGCATCGCGTTGAGGGCGGTGAGGGTGAGGGGAGCGGAAGCCATCGTCTCTCTCGGTCGGCGCGCCGGCGATCCGGGGCGCTGCCCGGCATAGCAGGCCTTGCGCCAGGAACCGGCATCCGGGGCGCCCACCGCGGCGCAATGCCCAGGCGAGCCCGCCGCTCGACGCGTCCGTTGATCAGCTGAATCCCGTCGAGGGAGCGGGGTATGCCCAACACGGGCTCCGGGCGCGCCCAGTCCTGCAGCATATCTCACTATTTGCCGAAGCGCTGATCATCTTTATCGTGTGGGATGTTGCATTCTGGAGATGGCTTGGCGAACAGGATTTCTCGAGCGCCGGAATGGCACCTCGATTGCGACCGAAAGACTGAATAGGTCCGATCGGGGGATTGTCATGGTCGGGTGGAAGGCGGCGGTAGCGGTCGCGGCGGTGTTACCGCTGGGGATGGTCGCGGCGGCGAGCGCCGCCGACATGGACGCGGTGCGGCAGCGGGCGGCGCCCGAGCGTGCCGAGCCGAAGGAGGCGCCCTTCTTCGTCTTCGCCGACACGCAGATCAGCTACCGGTATGTCTTCACCGCCGCGGAGCCGGGCATTCCCAGGCTCAAGACCGCTGATCCGAGCGACGGGCGCGATATCCCGAAGAACGTCCTCAATATCGCGCACGCGAATGCCTGGGCCTATGGCACGAACTTCCTCTCGCTGGACGTGCTGAAATCCGGCTCCCAGGATCCCGCCGGGACGCGCAACGAGATCCCGGGCCAGACGACGCCGTTCGGCTACGGCGCGACGGAGGCCTACGGCCTCTATCGCGGCACGCTCAGCGGCAACAAGATCACGGATACCAAGGCCTTCGCGATCGGCGGGCTGATCGAGGACGTCTCGCTCTCCTTCGGCTTCGACGCCAACGCGAAGAACACGCCGTTCGGGCCGCGCAAGCGCCTCGTGGTCGGCGGTCTCGTCTTCTCCGTCGACGTCACAATCGGCTTCCTGAACGTGGCGGTCCACGCCTCGAAGGAGTGGAACCGCAACGGCTTCGCGGTGGCGCTCTATCGCGACGTCGGCTTCGACACGACGCCGGAATTCGAGATCGTCTACAGCTTCCCGCTGGACGGATTGCTCGGCGGCTTCCCGCTGCGGGTCGCGGGGTTCAACAACATCGTGATGCCCAAGGGGCGGACGAGCACGCCCACATCCACGCCGACGACCGTCGAGTTCCTGTCCCGCACCAACCTCGTGCTCGATGTGGGCAAGATGATCTGGAACCAGCCCGGCCGTCTCGACGCGTTCGTCGGGTTCCAGTACTAGCGGAACAAGTTCGGCAACGACATGGACTACTACAACCGGGCGGTCACGCCGGGGATCTACACCGCCGGCATCTCCGGGGCCGGCGCGGAGGAGAATACCTTCCTGGCCGGCGTGTCGATCCACGTCTTCTGAGACTGTCCCTTGGGGGCGTCCCGCTCAGCGCCGCTGCCTGGCCTTGACCGGGACACCGAGGCCCCGGGGCGCGCGCACGGCGTCGCCCTGGCGAAAGGCGCGCTCCACGTTGCGCTTGCCGGCGATCCCCTGCGTCCCGCCGGCCGCGGTGGCCGGCTCCCGGCCGGCCGGCGCACCGACCGACTGGGCCTGGGCGGAGCCGCACATGGCGAGGCCGAGCGCGAGGGCGGCGGCGAGCGACGCTGATCTAGTCATGGTCCGGCAGTGTCCAGGTTTCGTCGACGCGGTTGTCACGCGGTCTGGGCCCTAAAGGACCGAATGCTGAGAAATGTTCCGTGCTGGGATGCAGATCGACCCGGTCGCCGCCTGCCTCTGGCACATGGTCTGCATCGAATGCGTCAGGCCGGCGCCGGAACGCCGAGGCCGACGCCGCTCACGGAGGCTGTCCATGTCGTTGCCCTCTCCCGCGCCGTCCGCCGCCGGGTCCGATCCGGTCCCCGGAGCCCGGCTGTCCCGCGGCGCGCTGGGGCGTCTCGGCCTCCAGCACGTGCTGGTGATGTATGCGGGCGCCGTGGCGGTGCCCCTCATCGTCGGGCGCGCCCTCAAACTCTCCCCGGAGCAGGTGGCGCTCCTCGTGAGCGCCGACCTCTTCGCATGCGGCATCGTCACCCTGATCCAGAGCTGGGGCCTGCCGGGTATCGGCATCCGCATGCCGGTGATGATGGGCGTCACCTTCGCGGCGGTCACCCCGATGGTGGCGATGGGCGTGAACCCGGAGATCGGCCTGACCGGTATCTACGGTGCGGTGATCGCCTCGGGCCTGTTCGGGCTCCTGGTCGCGCCCCTGGTCGGGCGGCTGCTGCCCCTGTTCCCGCCAGTGGTGACCGGGACGATCATCCTTGTCATCGGCATCTCGCTGATGCGCGTCGGCGTGAACTGGGCCGCGGGCGGCGTCGGCAACCCGAACTACGGCGCGCCGCTCTATCTCGGCATCGCCGCCTTCGTGCTCTGCGTCATCCTGCTCGTCGCCCGCTACGCCACGGGCTTCGCCGCCTCGGCCTCGGTCCTGATCGGCATCGTGCTCGGCATGATCGTGTCCGGCTTCGCAGGCCTCGTCCATCTCGACCGGGTCGCCGCGGCCGCCTGGTTCGACGTGGTGCGCCCCTTCGCGTTCGGCTGGCCGACCTTCGACCCGGTCGCGATCATCACCCTCTGCCTCGTGATGATCGTCGTGATGATCGAGTCGACCGGCATGTTCCTGGCGCTCTCGGAGATCACCGCCGATCCGGTCGACGAGCGGCGCCTCGCCCGGGGCCTGCGCGCGGACGGACTCGGCACCGTGATCGGCGGCGTGTTCAACACCTTCCCCTACACCTCGTTCTCGCAGAATATCGGCCTCGTGGGCGTGACCGGCGTGCGCTCGCGCTGGGTCACGGTGGCGGGCGGCTTCATCATGCTCGGTCTCGGGCTGATCCCGAAGCTCGCGGCGCTCGTCGAGGCCGTGCCGCAATGCGTGCTCGGCGGGGCAGGCCTCGTGATGTTCGGCATGGTCGGCGCCACCGGCACGCGCATCCTCGGGGGCGTCGATTTCGCGGGCAACCGCAACAACCTGTTCATCGTCGCGGTCTCGGTGGGCTTCGGCATGATCCCGCTGGTCGCGCCGACCTTCTTCAAGCAGATGCCGCACGCGCTGCATCCGCTGCTGGAATCGGGCATCCTGCTCGCGGCGATCTCGGCGGTGGGCCTGAACCTGTTCTTCAACAGGCTCGGCGCCGCCGCGGAGGCCCGCGACGCGGCGATCCGCCAGGCCTGGGTCGCCGAAGCCCACTGACCGCACCGCGAACCGACCGGAGCCCACGATGCCCCTGACCGCCTCGACCTACGGCAAGGGCCGCGTCCGCGTGATGCGGCTCGCCCGGGACGGCGACCACCACACGCCGCGGGAGCTGACGCTGACGGTGCTCATGAAGGGCGGGTTCGACGCCGCCTGGACGCAGGCCGACAACCGCGCCTGCATCGCGACCGACACCGTGAAGAACATCGTCAACGTGGTGGCGGCGCGCAACGTCGCCCTCGACGCGGAGGCCTTCGTGCAGGCCGTCGCCGCCCTCTTCCTCGACACCTACCCGCAGGTCGCGGAGATCTCGATCGAGGGGCGCGAGACGCGCTGGCTGCGCCACGCGATCGACGGCACGCCTCACGGCCACACCTTCACCCTCGACGGCAACGGCACCGGCTACGTCGGGCTCGTGGCGAACCGTGCGGGCGCCGTGCTGCGCTCGGGCCTGCGCGGCTACACCTTCATGAAGACCACGCAGTCCGGCTGGTCGAACTTCTTCGACGACGGCTACCGCACGCTCGCCGACACCGACGACCGCATCGCCGCCACCAGCATGGACGCCACCTGGACCTGGCGGGACGCGCCCATCGATTACGCGACCGCCAACGCGGCCGTGCTCGAGACCCTGATCCGGGTGTTCGGCACCACCTACTCGGCGAGCGTGCAGGATTCGATGTACCGGATGGGCGAGGCCGTGCTCGCCGCGATCCCGGAGATCGCCGAGATCGCCTTCGCCATGCCGAACAAGCACTACATCCCGATCAATCTCAGGCCCTTCGGGCTCGATAACCCCG is from Methylobacterium radiodurans and encodes:
- a CDS encoding DUF599 domain-containing protein encodes the protein MTDLKTAAAAFSPLDLGALLFFVAAWTGYALSVGRLRGRMVSLSQIMNRQREIWARQMIQRDNRVVDTTINASLQNGTAFFASTSLIALGGVLTLSRSSDDVLSLFGALALGGAATRLTWEIKVAGLAVVFVYAFFKFTWAYRLFNYGSILIGAVPPKGSGADEAAMLRAARRAAAMNIAAGQQFARGQRAFLFALAYLGWFVSPYLLMLTTTAAVLVMWRRQFASEIRSALLEEDEVLKESAR
- a CDS encoding acylphosphatase; amino-acid sequence: MSGTKTVAVVISGRVQGVSYRAWTEREARARGLSGHVLNCEDGTVEAMFSGPEAAVDAMLAACRQGPPGARVDDVVATAPAEAPPSGFRILS
- the uraD gene encoding 2-oxo-4-hydroxy-4-carboxy-5-ureidoimidazoline decarboxylase, whose protein sequence is MASAPLTLTALNAMPEPDFVAALGAVYEHAPWVAAAASARRPFATVEALADAMRAVIEEAPDGQRLALLAGHPELAGRAARAGRIEPASVAEQAAAGLDRLSEAEYARFEALNAAYRARFGIPFILCVKRHGRASLLRRFEARLASAPETERRTALAEVFRIGAIRLNGLVAGEGPPRTTGRISTHVLDTVRGRPAAGIGVELHEIVSAEETVLVARAVTNADGRTDAPLIGGRPVPIAIYELRFALGAYHRAAGYDLADPPFLDVVPLRFGVSEPEGHYHVPLVATPWSFQTYRGS
- a CDS encoding nucleobase:cation symporter-2 family protein, which encodes MSLPSPAPSAAGSDPVPGARLSRGALGRLGLQHVLVMYAGAVAVPLIVGRALKLSPEQVALLVSADLFACGIVTLIQSWGLPGIGIRMPVMMGVTFAAVTPMVAMGVNPEIGLTGIYGAVIASGLFGLLVAPLVGRLLPLFPPVVTGTIILVIGISLMRVGVNWAAGGVGNPNYGAPLYLGIAAFVLCVILLVARYATGFAASASVLIGIVLGMIVSGFAGLVHLDRVAAAAWFDVVRPFAFGWPTFDPVAIITLCLVMIVVMIESTGMFLALSEITADPVDERRLARGLRADGLGTVIGGVFNTFPYTSFSQNIGLVGVTGVRSRWVTVAGGFIMLGLGLIPKLAALVEAVPQCVLGGAGLVMFGMVGATGTRILGGVDFAGNRNNLFIVAVSVGFGMIPLVAPTFFKQMPHALHPLLESGILLAAISAVGLNLFFNRLGAAAEARDAAIRQAWVAEAH
- the pucL gene encoding factor-independent urate hydroxylase, coding for MPLTASTYGKGRVRVMRLARDGDHHTPRELTLTVLMKGGFDAAWTQADNRACIATDTVKNIVNVVAARNVALDAEAFVQAVAALFLDTYPQVAEISIEGRETRWLRHAIDGTPHGHTFTLDGNGTGYVGLVANRAGAVLRSGLRGYTFMKTTQSGWSNFFDDGYRTLADTDDRIAATSMDATWTWRDAPIDYATANAAVLETLIRVFGTTYSASVQDSMYRMGEAVLAAIPEIAEIAFAMPNKHYIPINLRPFGLDNPGTVFLPTDEPHGQIEATVGRAA